Within the Vagococcus carniphilus genome, the region GTAGCTAATAAATATGCGATTGAATTTCAGTGTAGTCCTTTAAGTATTTCAAGATTTAAAGAAAGAACAGCCACATATCAAGATAATGGGTACCAGGTTATTTGGATACTTGGGGAAAAATTGCACCTGACATCAAAGCCAACAAAGCTTCAAAGAAACTTTATTTATTTGTCTAAAGAATTAGGCTATTATTTATGGGAATTGGATGTTGTAAAAAAACAGATAAAGAATAATTATTTCCTTGTAGCAACTTCAAAAAAGTTACTAAGAAAAGAGAAAAAGTGGAATCTGAGTCATGTTAATTTTCTTCAGATATTGGCTTTTTCAAATCAAAAAAATGAAAAGCAGTTCTATGAATTAGAAACAGAAATTGAATTGTTTCATCAATTAGGACAATGGAATCATCAATTAAATCAAAGAATGCCAAAAGAAATGTTTCTTCAACAATATTTTTATTCGAAACGATTAAATTTAAGAGAGTTACCTTGTGAATTAATGTTACCTAGTTATAAAAGTGTACTATTTCAAGAAAAAGAATTAATTTTAAGACACGCTATTTATGAATTACTAATGAATAAAAAAAAGGTAACGAAAGAACAAATTTATGAAAAAGTTTTCCAAATTTTTAAAGAAGAAGAAATGGAGTCTTATCTATTAGTAGGGAAAAGAAGATTAATTAAATACCATGTTTCTCTTTATTTGTGTTTTTTACTTCAAAGTGGAATTGTCATAAAAAAAGAAAACACTTTTATCTTTCAAATGAAAAAATTGAATATTAGGCAAATTGAGAAGGAAATTTTAGGAATTCCATTAAAATATGTTATGATTAATAAGTAAATTATGAGAGGGGCGTTATTAATTAATGAGTGAAACAAAACAATTACCAAATCGTTCAGATTTATCAGTAGAAGCAACTTGGGATTTAACTCCAATTTTTAAAGATGATGCAGCTTTTGATGAAGCATATGAAATGTTGAGTAAAAAATTAGAACAAGCTAGTCAATATCAAGGAACATTACATACAAATGCCACAGCCTTTTTTGAAGCAATTGACTATTTATTAGCTGTATATCGTGAAGTAGAAAAAATTTATGTGTATTCACATTTAAAAAACGATCAAGATACAAGTGATACAACTTATCAAGCACTTTACGCTAGAGCTAGTACTTTAGCGGCTCAATCAGGAGCAGCTCTTGCTTGGTTCCAACCAGAAGTATTAACTTTATCAGATGAAACCATTCAAGCTTATTTTGAAGAAAAACCTGAGTATGAAATTTATCGCTTTTTTGTTAAAGAAATAACGGATGAAAGAGCTCACGTTTTATCATCAAAAGAAGAAGAATTATTAGCTAATGCAAGTGA harbors:
- a CDS encoding competence protein CoiA, with the translated sequence MLIAKSQSGKMMDLSLKKKSDIQALKKKKWYCPSCQEVVIIKNGNVMCSHFAHKQKSDCSSFSENESKEHLLGKKLIAENCKKFSIPYELEAFLPDLKQRPDILVANKYAIEFQCSPLSISRFKERTATYQDNGYQVIWILGEKLHLTSKPTKLQRNFIYLSKELGYYLWELDVVKKQIKNNYFLVATSKKLLRKEKKWNLSHVNFLQILAFSNQKNEKQFYELETEIELFHQLGQWNHQLNQRMPKEMFLQQYFYSKRLNLRELPCELMLPSYKSVLFQEKELILRHAIYELLMNKKKVTKEQIYEKVFQIFKEEEMESYLLVGKRRLIKYHVSLYLCFLLQSGIVIKKENTFIFQMKKLNIRQIEKEILGIPLKYVMINK